In the genome of Lactuca sativa cultivar Salinas chromosome 3, Lsat_Salinas_v11, whole genome shotgun sequence, the window GATTCGATTTATTTGGACGTGTCTGATTTAAACGAATCATAATTTATGTTGGAAACCCAATTAAGACGAAATTAATTGAAATTGATCACAAGATCCcgtaaaaaaatcagaaaaaaaaatattggaaACTCGAATAAAACTGGTTCAAACTGGCTACACCTTTCTACATATAAATCTCAAAACCAGTTTAGAAGCATCTTGGTTTTTCTTTACAAGACTAtgaaaaaaaatgagaaattaaatattatgcTACTTTTGTTCCTATAAATCTTCTTACCAAATTAAACGATGACATgtgttttattaatatactaaaatttcattaaaaaagcattaaatattaaataattttcTAGAAGAATTTGtaggaacaaaaaataaaaagatatttaatttctcaaaaaaATTTGAACCGGTTTAGAAACTAGTAAGAATTTAATAAATATCCAGTTTCCCACCTCTGAAAATGCCATTAAACAAAACACTTCCATTTATTATATATGTTcattcataaaacaaaacacttccATTTATTATATATGTTCATTAACAGATTTCATGGATATTACACTATATTCACTAATCCTATAATCTTTGTATTTCCATATTCATTCATATATTTCTTGACCTTTCAACTAATCTCACACATAGAAATTCTGTCCAACGGAAAAAAAGATCTAGTGCAACTCAAGATAATAATCGATATCGATATCATTTAATGCAATAAACAAGTAATATTATTGTTTAAATGACTCCAAAAAAGAACTATAAAAATTGATCAATCGTTATCAAACAGATCGTTTTACTAAATTACTATAACTTCTCCGGCTTCTACAACTCATGCAACTTCCTTTTCCCTTTTCTTGATCTCAAACTTGTTTCATCTTCGCCTGTAAAAAACAAGATATTCACCATATGAATACTAAATTCAAATACAAAACTAGCAATTCTAATACACATATAACTTATATCTACTTACTTGTAGATGAGGTCACACCTATCTTGGATTCCCGGATGATCACTCCACCGGATCTTGGAACACCATAGATCccaccatcatcatcactttCATCACCATTGTCGTCATCCACAAGAACAAGTAGAAGGGATGGAGTATCTCCAACTTGAAACGACCATAATTGCACCACCTTAGTATCATCAAGTCCATTCTCGTTAACAACCTGATTCCAACCAGACTTCAACACAAAGTTATGATTTCCATTCATATTCCACTGTGTCAAACACACTTCATAATGTTCTTCCCTTGAAGGCACATAAACACGCACCACTTCTCTTAATTTCTCCATTTGAAACAAAATATCTCGTCGTTTAACTTGCTTTAATGGCATCAATAAGCGGCCTTGCCCCTTGTTCACATCGCTTCTTGTTAACAGCTTTTCAAACACGAATTCCACCTTCTCCGAACCTTTTATCTTCTTTATATAACTCTTCACTTTCGGTGGAAGTTCAGTCTGCTGTGTCGTATTCTCATCATGGTTAAGTTTACGACATTTCCAACCACGATTATGTGATCTTGACGTTGATGGGTCTTTCGTTAGGTTTGAATCCAAACCATAAACCCTACCTGTTGTGGAGggttttcttttcttgatttcacAAGCGACGATGTTTAAAGAACTGGAATCTTGATGAATGTGTTTTCTTTCTTTGATTTCATTcagcttgcgttcggcttctgcCCGAAGAGTAACGGAATCAGTAGTAGGGCATTGATATCCAATCAATTGTAGTAAACCCTTAATCCTTCTTTTACAATTTATATCTTTCTCTTCATCGCTTTTTTCTCTTTTACTAGAAACACTAGTTTTGTTCTTCGCCATGGGAGGTAATTGGTTTGTATTGTGAAAGAAATCAAATGAAAAGACGAGGGAGGATCGTGATGAACTGATGATCAACGTCTTTGGCGACGTTTTTAGTCGGAGAAGAaggaatatatttatattattttttatgaaTATCTAATCCAACTGGAAAATCTAGATATGCTATAATTGGAATTTTGATATGTTAAATGTTTATCCTCCTATATCTTCTCCAATATTTTAGTTGgtgtatatttatatttaattaggTTAAAACCCGTGGAACCCACGGATGTTAATTTTAAATAGAATTAACAAATTgattatataagtaatatatcattaatttataaAAACTTATGAATTGTAATATTGTATTTTTTAATAACTTTGTAATTTGTATGTATTTAATTACTTTTTTTATGAACTATGTATATCAATaagaaaaaataaagttaaatatAGTAAGATAATGTAAAATTATAGATGAATGAAagtttttaaatactttttatTTCAACGAACCTCATAAACGTAAGgtaaaagaaatattatttatttgataTATACATTTATTTACATTAAACATCATTGTTTGCTAACAAAAACTAAACAAAATATATGTGATGATATAATCTTTAAAGGGGTGAAGAAGGTCACAAAGACTCATGATTAATATGTAAAAACACAATAAAGTTATTGTAACAGTTTATACACCACCTGCAATGATGATGTATTAAATTTGTTTcaatttaaatgaaaatacacACACAATTCAtcaagaaaataaacataatacaCAATAGAATCGTGATGAACTGATTTTTCTTGAAAATATGTATTCCATTCATATAATAGATTTGTTTCAATATCTTGGTCAAATGCTTAGTTCAAACATCTGTTGTGAATCAATTTGTCTACTTTGAAGCTTTCCTAACCAAGATCCACTAATAATGATAAATAGTTGTGATGGATCTGTTCAATTGctaattgtattttattttggtaGATGATGAGCCCTGGGAGTTAATGCAACTTATTAAGAGATATCCAGGAAGCATACCAGATGTGGATATGATGTTTTATTGAATGGATAAGAAGGGTGCCAATTTTCGTTATTGCATCTCTCTTGTCTGGTTGCATGCAACAATATCTTGAAAATCGCCTATAAATTCTTGCTACTAAGAAGGCAGCAAGAttgaaaaaaacatatttattttggTTAAGAGTGAAGATTATTATATTCTTAACCACGTTAAAGACATATTGTCAAActgttaaaattttcaaaattttcatatagaaaaaaaaaacataaccaaCACATTCTAAAAACATAAAGACCAATCCACTTATTTCCAGATTTGACCTTTGACCCCAGCACACACAATACAAGACCCTTCTCACAATCAGATTAACTAAAGGGGTATATATGTCAATATAGCCTTCCAGAAAACAAATCGGATCTACCATTTGCCATTCCAGCCTTCATTGGTGTTGGTGAAGATCTCCCTCTTCCAGATCCAATCGTCATATTTCCCAATTTTTCACCTGTTTCACCAATAATTCCTCCACCACTGACTCTTCCTTTTCCCATATATACCCTTCCTCCTGAAATTATTAGTATTTATCAATTATTATCATTTAGTTGAAATATAAATGaatatatttcaaaaataaagaaataaactGTTTGCTTGGGTTaatattgattttgattttgattggtAGTTGGTCTTTTCATTTAACCCATTCATAAGAACATAATATCTCCCTTAAAATATATGAAGCAAAAATTAAAGAATTCATACATCTGCTTGATGTGGAAACTTATAAAGATTTGTATAAAGATTGTATATTCACAAGTCAAAAAGAAAAGTAATAAATTGGACAAACTTACCCTTTGGAATGCAGGATCCATGCTTTCAAAAAGATCAACTACAACAGGTGATTCACTACCAGTCACACACATTAGAAATTTCCATAGAATTATTCAGATGAAACAATCATACCTGAAGTCAAAACCAAAATGTATCTTAAGTAATCTGATAAAAATCAAATATATTTAAAGGCACATTTTACATTGGCATGTCACCATTAAGCTTAAATCTAGATTGTTGTTTACaccatttaaaaataataatattataaaaaaatagttatttaagTTATTTCAAGAAACAATCTTTGATTGGAACCAGAATCTCATTCACAAATATAAGAACTTAAAAGTATGAGTTATACAAAGAGGCTTTTGCTTTATCATCCTAATTTTATACAAGATGTAATGCTCTGAAACTACTCCATCAATGCAAATTTAGGTTTTCTGCATAAGTATAAAAAATCTGAGAACAGAATAATCGAGATGCATGAAAATGGGGATAATAGAATTCTCGTATCATATGCAGAAATCAGAAATCAGAAATGAATGAGTGAAGGCATACATCTAGGTTACATGTTGTAGAAAGAGATAGGATAGTGTACCCAGAGTGATGGCCCGCTCTAAGGCTTGTCTGAAATGAACGAACTGATCGAATCTCCGATGAAACCCATCCTCCTAAAGTTTCGATCTTTCTAAATTGTAATTGCTTCCTACTTCACTTTGACTCCGATTTCATAAATCAATCATAAATCAACCTTTAATAGGGGTTGGATGATTGAACATCTATGGAATTCTTAGCAATTCTTTTAATAACAATATTTAGATGTCATACAATCTAAACAACAATGGAATCATAAATTCCTAAATCATATGAacatgaagagagagagagagagagagagagagagaccgatGAGcggctagattagggtttcaaatcGATGAGCGGCTTTCTCCCGATAATGACGAATGAATAAGAGGCACAGAGGGTAGTTTAGGAAAATCACTTAAGGATTTTAGGCGGGATAAATCGATGAAGGGGGCTAATACAATGACACGTGGCATATTGGTACTGTTTTATTAGGATAGGAGATTATTTGATTTATATGATTTATAGTTTTTTGAACTTCTGAAAACGTAATGATTCGTGAGATCAAATCATTTAACGCGGATGCACCTTAATATTTCCTAATGCTGACCCCAAACTATAATGAATCCGGAAAAGgctttaagatttttttttggaaaacaaagGCTTTTACATTCTTTACAAATTAACAATTTGAAATCAATAAGATTATttaccatttaaaaaaaattgaattgttTCAATTGGACAATCTTTATTGTACTATTTGATTCGGAATATATAATCATGTACTAATTTGCCAAATAATTTTTAATAGAGTAtagagtatcacataataaaatccTTAATAcatatatttttctaaaaaatgtttctttttatatgtaatatataaaattataatatacTTTTTAGTACAACTAATCTTTTTTACAAGTTGACTAACGTTGaagttatgtatttttttaagtgAACACTTGAAAATTAAATtgtaaacatagatccaaccaaATTGTGTTTGGATTTTTTTGGTTATGTTAGAATTTGGTTTATACTTTCTAGATccatattttaaaaaatgaaatcaatttggatttatttGATTGAATTGTTATAACATTAATTCATGTGGTGACGACAAGGTTTGACCTTGTACCGACGACTGTTCCGATGACGGGTCGTCGGCATAGGGTTTTCCAACGACTAATAGTTGGCATAGCGTCGTCGGTATAGGCATGTCGGGATAGGTCAAAAACATCGTCGACATATGTGTCGTTAGGATAGGTACCCCTATACTGACGACATGTTTTAGGTACATGTATTGTCGATAAtgatttaaaaaatatgttttattaatTACATGTGGCGACGATATGTCATCGGCATAGGTGAAACCTATAAAGACTTGTTGACGGTATAGATACCACCTATAGCGACGACTATTCGTCGCTATAGGATTTTCAAAGTTATCGATCAAATACCTATAGCACGACATGTTGTCGCCACAACTTTTtcatatatttcaatcaaatactTATTGTGACGACTAGTTGTCGGGATAGACACTAGGTGTTTTTTTTTATAGATTAAGTACATTTATCATTCCTTCATTATTAACAAATCCAAATATTTTGCAGTATATATCAATTGATATAAAATAACTAGCTACCATTGTTcaaatttaaaacatcaaattaaAGTTTAATTTTACAAACCaaattagatagaatagtatttAACATTGTACAAAATAACAcaaaacaacaaccatcattatcatattcttcttcttcttcttccatcctCTCATCCTTGACATTTTGTTGAGAAATATTTCCTTGCGAGGTACCTTCTCGTGTGTTAGACTTGAATAGAAAGGTAGGAAATGGTAGTGGTTGGAAGTTAGGAAAACATGTCGCCAATGATGCATTATATTGTTGCAAGTATTCTTCCATTTGATGTGCATTgaatggtgtgacaacccgaaaatttttatCTTGTAAGTCCAGCCAATCAATTGagagtcagacttgtttctgctatcttttagccttGTTAAGGTTATGCTTGAGAGTTTCTGAGCCTAGTGTAATGTATGAATGGATGCTAGGATGAGTTAGCTTGAGATCGGGAGGATTAATTCGAACCAAAAAACCACTCAACAACTGTTCACGACCGCAAATtaggttcacggtcgtgaaccacCTCCTATATACATATGTGATGCccattttcttctcatttctccTCCTCCCAACCGTGAACActcccattctctctcaactagctTCAACCGTGAACACTCTAAAGCCTCAAAAACGTAAGTGGTTCATCCTTAATATTGTTATACTTGAAAGACTACTAGATCCTAGCCTTGACTTGTCATGTTTCATCACCATCTTCATGAACTTGAAGGGATCACGGCAATGAACCCTTCATAAGGGCTGTGAACCCTTCATAGGTTcattgggccatgaacacctcaTGAGGCCGTGAACCTTATGAGGCCGTGAACTCTATGGAGCTGCAAACCCATCCTTGGATGGCCATGAAACCCCTTCCAAGCTTCCATTTTTGAGCCTAACACTTCATTTAGGGTGTTTCCTACAACCTTAGGTAGTTCGCCATACTAGTCAAtagttataaacactaattacatgcatatatatatatatatatatatatatatatatatatatatatatatatatatgccattatatgtcatttaggacttgtttgtgccttgggacttcattcgtggaacttctcatccttacacgaatATTTAATTGAATCACCTAcataatgtgagttcatacccctataatcaatcttttaaatggttaaaattcttgtaaggggggaatacaagttgaacacaatgataattttgtaaaatttatttgtgataaccatcatgttaaaggatttcttatgcgtttataattaagtgattaaaatcatttcaaaatgtAACGATCGTCTTCCGAGGTATAAATTTATTTAGATTCTCAAATTTCATTTTGGGTTATAATAGAACTGTATATGGGATCGGCCCTCCTTGTTTTGGGCCGAGCCATAGTCTACCCATAAGCCATACGCAGGGCGTAAACccgttgtacgctgggcgtagcgattAAGTGAAACGCGGGGAGGAGAAGCATACGTGCAGCATAccatatggtacgcccagcgtacgcggccagcggaaaaaccctaattttaggggtttaaggctatataaaccccattatagcctgcTTTCCTGTTTTCCTATCAGCCTCCTAACtctcaagaaaaccctaattcgttcttatcCTCTCTTTGTGTGTGAAGAAGCTTTTGTGAGTGTTTCAAGGAAAGGAAGTAGTGTAGAAGGAAGGGAAGAAGTTAGAGAAGAAGCTTGAGCTCATGGATCTGGACTTAGCACCCTCTTGGTCAGCAaaggaaggtataaagttctgaactttcttcctctttccttctagatctaggttatggaagtttggacctttttAAGTCCAAAGGTTGAGTCTTGATCTTGTAAGTCGGTTTTAAGGTTTGGATTGCCATCCATAAGGCTCAGAAACATCTTCCTAGCAATAAAGTTGCAATCTTTGTGGCttatatggaaccatgcatgagatctagttagctccatggaagtagaatgttatttatggaagtttgtgcctttatgagacttgtaagccatcaagtaagcaactttatggcttaagacgtGGAACAATCTTAGGAGCTAGATTTGTAGCTTCTGGATCgaattattaagcacttaatgagatttTAGCTTAACAgggttgtacgctgggcgtacaaggaggtacGCACCGCATACAAGCCAATAGCCAGTAAGCTCAGCGTACcttggtgtacgccccgcgtacgctgcCAGTTTGGGCTTTGAGTGTtgtgggcctcggtgtgggctgagtTTCAGACTTAGGTTCCTTGGGCCTTAatggtgatgggttttagtcctaagaacatcctatgtgctcatacaaaccctaatgcttggatctaggattctctattgtacatgcaagttatccaagactataaaccctaattctagcatacaagtaatcatattaacataagaatgtgtttaagatattaccttgattgttatgtagtaataacaatcccaaatctccttgtattgactttagaaagcttagagtcacaaatgtcactcctctaatggttcacaaacactataagcaagaggatgaagaggagagaggatggaggctgcccaaaaaacatgtgaaaccctagaataaagcttagccacatttttggtccttaaggggtctatatatagtgaggctattagggttatctaacaaggaaaccctaatttggatgcttaagccctaagcaacccatggatccctttccttaaggctttggaagatttcttatgggcttccccatagaattcgtccactccttaacaCAAggaaatccatggcccaaattacaattatcttataactacaattctagtcccttaagtttaattaatctcttttagtcataaaactaattaccaattaattattgactaatattaattaaaaaatatgatttctcctttaatatattattctcataatatattaataaatcatatttaattctttctctccataattcatcctatcaagttgctttgttgaaggcaacccaaaaggaccatgcaccatcgggtcaagtacataccaaaatagttatggacttagacactaatccaacagtctcccacttggataagtctaataactattatgcgtatgacttcagatcctgatctgtaatcgtagctttccaaagccgctgtcaactctgatcctatcagatacgcgtgtcctttagataagggatc includes:
- the LOC111885814 gene encoding putative B3 domain-containing protein At3g49610; the encoded protein is MAKNKTSVSSKREKSDEEKDINCKRRIKGLLQLIGYQCPTTDSVTLRAEAERKLNEIKERKHIHQDSSSLNIVACEIKKRKPSTTGRVYGLDSNLTKDPSTSRSHNRGWKCRKLNHDENTTQQTELPPKVKSYIKKIKGSEKVEFVFEKLLTRSDVNKGQGRLLMPLKQVKRRDILFQMEKLREVVRVYVPSREEHYEVCLTQWNMNGNHNFVLKSGWNQVVNENGLDDTKVVQLWSFQVGDTPSLLLVLVDDDNGDESDDDGGIYGVPRSGGVIIRESKIGVTSSTSEDETSLRSRKGKRKLHEL